The Caldisericaceae bacterium DNA window ATAATTCTGATATAAATTTCAGTGAAAGGAGAATTTTTATTTTATCCAATTTTTAAAAAACCGAGGCATGTTAATGCTTATTTTTTTATTTTTTAAAAAATTCTATGGGGGTGTAATATGTCGATGGATGACAGATTAAAGGAACTTGAGGAGAAGAAATCAAAGATCATTAAAACTGATCCTCAAATTGTAGAGAAACAACATCAAAAGGGTAAACTCACAGCTCGAGAAAGGATTGACCTTTTAGTTGATCCCGATTCTTTTGAAGAATTTGACATCTTTGTTAAAACACGTTCAACCTATTTTGAACTTGATAAAAAATTTATCCCAGCTGATGGAGTAGTAACAGGTGTTGGCAGAGTTAACGGAAGAAGGGTTGCGATATACTCTCAAGACTTTACAGCGATGGGTGGCTCTTTAGGAGAGATGCATGCTCTTAAAATTGTTAAAATGCAGGAAATGGCTCTTTCGCTTGGTATTCCGTTTATTGCGCTAAATGACTCAGGTGGAGCAAGGATACAGGAAGGTGTAGATTCGCTAAGAGGTTATGGAGATATATTTTATAGAAACGTTAAAGCCTCAGGCGTTATTCCTCAAATTTCTGTTCAGTTGGGACCTACAGCAGGTGGTGCCGTTTATTCACCAGCTCTTATGGATTTTATCATCATGACGGAGAAAGCAACCATGTATATAACAGGGCCAAACGTTGTAGAAGCTGTAACAGGAGAGAAAGTTACTCACGAACAGCTTGGTGGTGGTTTAATCCATAACGAGAAAAGTGGAGTTGCACATTTCCTTGCAAAAGATGATAATGAGGCAATTGAATTAGTGAAAAAGTTATTGAGTTATATTCCTGACAATTATTTGCAAGATCCACCTGAGGTTGAATCAGATGATTCTTCAGATAGAGAAACTCCTAACTTATATCAAATTGTTCCAGATGAACCTAATTTAGCTTTTGATGTAAAAGATGTAATAAACGAAGTTGTAGATAAAGGAACATTCTTTGAAGTTCATGAATCTTACGCAAGGAATGCAGTTGTTGGCTTTGCAAGACTAAATGGCAAAACGGTTGGGATTGTAGCAAATCAACCTGTATATCTTGCTGGAGTGCTTGACATAAATTCGTCTGATAAAATAGCGAGGTTTGTTAGATTTTGTGATGCGTTTAACATTCCTCTTATAACATTTGTTGATACACCAGGTTATATGCCTGGAACACAGCAGGAGCATAACGGCGTTATTCGGCATGGTGCAAAGATTCTATATGCCTATTCAGAAGCAACGGTTCCTAAATTAACAGTTATTTTAAGAAAGGCATATGGTGGTGCATACATTGCAATGTGCTCAAGACATCTTGGTGCTGATGTTGTTTATGCTTTTCCTCAGGCAGAAATAGCGGTAATGGGTGCAGAAGGTGCAGCTAGCATAATTTTTGCTAAAGAAATTGCATCTTCACCAAATCCTAATGAAACAAAAGCAAAAAAGATTTTAGAATACAGTGAGCAATTCTCAAATCCTTACCTTGCAGGGGAAAGAGGGTATGTTGACGATGTAATCGACCCAAAGGATACAAGAAAAAAACTCATTTATATGATT harbors:
- a CDS encoding acyl-CoA carboxylase subunit beta, with amino-acid sequence MSMDDRLKELEEKKSKIIKTDPQIVEKQHQKGKLTARERIDLLVDPDSFEEFDIFVKTRSTYFELDKKFIPADGVVTGVGRVNGRRVAIYSQDFTAMGGSLGEMHALKIVKMQEMALSLGIPFIALNDSGGARIQEGVDSLRGYGDIFYRNVKASGVIPQISVQLGPTAGGAVYSPALMDFIIMTEKATMYITGPNVVEAVTGEKVTHEQLGGGLIHNEKSGVAHFLAKDDNEAIELVKKLLSYIPDNYLQDPPEVESDDSSDRETPNLYQIVPDEPNLAFDVKDVINEVVDKGTFFEVHESYARNAVVGFARLNGKTVGIVANQPVYLAGVLDINSSDKIARFVRFCDAFNIPLITFVDTPGYMPGTQQEHNGVIRHGAKILYAYSEATVPKLTVILRKAYGGAYIAMCSRHLGADVVYAFPQAEIAVMGAEGAASIIFAKEIASSPNPNETKAKKILEYSEQFSNPYLAGERGYVDDVIDPKDTRKKLIYMIEYLNSKYEDLPKKKHGNIPF